One window of Solwaraspora sp. WMMA2056 genomic DNA carries:
- the hflX gene encoding GTPase HflX — MHPSFAPPTVDDAAAPETADTAGELELADRHALRRVAGLSTELTDITEVEYRQLRLERVVLVGVWDAGTVVDAENSLTELAALAETAGSQVLEGLIQRRDRPDPATYVGRGKVGELGDVVLATGADTVICDGELSPSQLRNLEQSVKVKVIDRTALILDIFAQHAKSKEGKAQVELAQLEYLLPRLRGWGETLSRQTGGSGRGGGAGGGVGLRGPGETKLETDRRRIRTRIARLRREIKGMRTVRETKRARRTRNAVPAVTIAGYTNAGKSSLLNRITGAGVLVEDALFATLDPTTRRAHTADGRVYTLSDTVGFVRHLPHQIVEAFRSTLEEVAEADLVVHVVDGAHPDPQEQVRAVREVLSEVGADRRPELLVVNKIDAASEEELLRLKRLWPDAVFVSARQARGIEDLRAAIEQRLPRPSVQVRVVLPYHRGDLVSRVHHRGEVLATAHTGAGTLLHARVDDALAAELQPFLADDE; from the coding sequence GTGCACCCGTCGTTCGCCCCGCCGACCGTCGACGACGCGGCGGCACCCGAGACCGCCGACACCGCCGGCGAGCTGGAACTCGCCGACCGGCACGCGCTGCGCCGGGTGGCCGGGCTCTCCACCGAACTCACCGACATCACCGAGGTGGAGTACCGCCAGCTCCGGCTGGAACGCGTGGTGCTGGTGGGAGTCTGGGACGCCGGTACCGTCGTCGACGCGGAGAACTCGCTCACCGAGCTGGCCGCGCTCGCCGAGACCGCCGGTTCCCAGGTGCTCGAGGGCCTGATCCAGCGCCGCGACCGCCCCGATCCCGCCACCTACGTCGGTCGCGGAAAAGTCGGCGAGCTGGGCGACGTCGTGCTGGCCACCGGGGCGGACACCGTCATCTGCGACGGTGAGTTGTCCCCGTCGCAACTGCGCAACCTGGAACAGTCCGTCAAGGTCAAGGTGATCGACCGGACGGCGCTCATCCTGGACATCTTCGCCCAGCACGCCAAGAGCAAGGAAGGTAAGGCCCAGGTCGAGCTGGCCCAGCTGGAGTACCTGCTGCCCCGGCTGCGCGGCTGGGGCGAGACGCTGTCGCGGCAGACCGGTGGTAGCGGTCGCGGCGGCGGCGCCGGCGGCGGCGTGGGTCTGCGCGGCCCCGGTGAGACCAAGCTGGAGACCGACCGGCGCCGGATCCGGACCCGGATCGCCCGCCTGCGGCGGGAGATCAAAGGCATGCGGACGGTACGCGAGACCAAACGTGCCCGCCGTACCCGCAACGCCGTTCCGGCGGTGACGATCGCCGGCTACACCAACGCCGGCAAGTCCAGTCTGCTCAACCGGATCACCGGTGCCGGGGTCCTCGTCGAGGACGCCCTGTTCGCCACCCTCGATCCGACCACCCGCCGGGCGCACACCGCCGACGGCCGCGTCTACACGCTCTCCGACACCGTCGGCTTCGTCCGGCACCTGCCGCACCAGATCGTCGAGGCGTTCCGGTCCACCCTCGAGGAGGTCGCCGAGGCGGACCTGGTGGTGCACGTCGTCGACGGCGCGCACCCGGATCCGCAGGAGCAGGTACGGGCGGTGCGCGAGGTGCTCTCCGAGGTCGGTGCCGACCGTCGCCCCGAGCTGCTGGTCGTCAACAAGATCGACGCCGCCAGCGAAGAGGAGCTGCTGCGGCTCAAGCGGCTGTGGCCCGACGCCGTCTTCGTCTCCGCCCGGCAGGCCCGGGGGATCGAGGACCTGCGGGCCGCGATCGAGCAGCGGCTGCCCCGTCCGTCTGTGCAGGTCCGCGTCGTCCTGCCGTACCACCGGGGTGACCTTGTCTCGCGGGTGCACCACCGCGGCGAGGTGCTCGCCACCGCCCACACCGGTGCCGGTACGCTGCTGCACGCCCGGGTCGACGACGCGCTCGCCGCCGAACTGCAACCATTCCTTGCCGACGATGAGTGA
- the miaA gene encoding tRNA (adenosine(37)-N6)-dimethylallyltransferase MiaA yields MAAHVTDQDRPGHGPDPTARAGRVVAIVGPTAAGKSALSIALAQALDAEVVNADSMQLYQGLDIGTAKLTPDERAGVPHHLLDIWPVTVAASVAEYQRLARTAIDDIHRRGRLPLLVGGSGLYVRAVLEKFDFPGTDPALRDQLESELATLGPAPLHARLAAADPAAAAAISPSNGRRIVRALEVVELTGRPFTAALPDPVPYYDAVQLGVDLPTDELDERIARRVDRMWADGLVAETEALVRQGLRQGRTASRALGYQQVLRMLDGVYEEPQARTETVRATRRFVRRQRTWFRRDPRVHWLTGTVADLTDVARTVLTGVG; encoded by the coding sequence GTGGCAGCACACGTGACCGACCAGGACCGCCCCGGCCACGGCCCGGACCCGACGGCGCGGGCCGGCCGGGTCGTGGCAATCGTCGGCCCGACCGCAGCCGGCAAGTCCGCGCTGAGCATCGCGCTCGCCCAGGCACTGGACGCCGAAGTGGTCAACGCCGACTCGATGCAGCTCTACCAGGGCCTGGACATCGGCACCGCGAAACTCACCCCGGACGAACGGGCCGGCGTGCCCCACCACCTGCTGGACATCTGGCCGGTCACCGTGGCCGCCAGCGTCGCCGAGTACCAGCGGCTGGCCAGAACGGCGATCGACGACATCCACCGCCGTGGGCGACTTCCGCTGCTGGTCGGCGGCTCCGGCCTGTACGTCCGGGCGGTCCTGGAGAAGTTCGACTTCCCCGGCACCGACCCGGCGCTGCGCGACCAGCTCGAAAGCGAACTGGCGACCCTGGGCCCGGCGCCGCTGCACGCCCGACTCGCCGCCGCCGACCCGGCAGCCGCCGCCGCCATCTCGCCGAGCAACGGTCGGCGGATCGTCCGCGCGCTCGAAGTGGTCGAGCTGACCGGCCGCCCGTTCACCGCCGCCCTGCCGGACCCGGTGCCCTACTACGACGCGGTGCAGCTCGGGGTGGACCTGCCCACCGACGAACTCGACGAGCGGATCGCCCGCCGGGTCGACCGGATGTGGGCCGACGGCCTGGTCGCCGAAACCGAGGCGCTGGTCCGGCAGGGCCTGCGGCAGGGCCGCACGGCCAGCCGGGCACTCGGCTACCAGCAGGTGCTCCGGATGCTCGACGGCGTCTACGAAGAGCCGCAGGCCCGGACGGAGACGGTGCGGGCGACCCGGCGCTTCGTCCGCCGCCAGCGCACCTGGTTCCGCCGGGACCCTCGGGTGCACTGGCTGACCGGTACGGTCGCGGACCTCACCGACGTCGCCCGTACGGTGCTGACCGGCGTCGGCTGA